In Lentilitoribacter sp. Alg239-R112, the following proteins share a genomic window:
- a CDS encoding DEAD/DEAH box helicase gives MTTFKDFDLPEAIIHCLDHAGLKNPTPVQLKAIPFALEGRDILGSAQTGTGKTAAFGVPLVAKLLANPDDMAVVITPTRELAAQVHKAISTFVSKNSKILAALLIGGEPMPKQLNFLRRGPRIIIGTPGRINDHLSRGTLKLDRTSYLVLDETDRMLDMGFASQIEKIVSKMPYKRQTMLFSATLPANIMKLSKAYLNNPERVAIGSANEIAKNIKQETANITRNEKYPRLVDELNKRNGSIIVFVKSKFNADKMAKRLRKEGHDSDAIHGDLRHNKRERVIKDFRAQKTRILIATDIAARGLDIPHIEHVINFDLPQSPEDYIHRLGRTARAGANGEALCFISPDDDEKWFAICKLLNPDTDMKRPARKKPGGRGGKTGGAGPSKNKTKAFSFKKHSRNGKKPQGESVDKPAKSGGPRRSSNGPKSGKSGGGGQGGRTRSRRAA, from the coding sequence ATGACGACTTTTAAAGATTTTGACCTCCCCGAAGCTATTATACATTGTTTAGACCACGCTGGTTTGAAGAACCCAACTCCCGTACAGCTAAAAGCCATTCCATTTGCGCTTGAAGGCCGTGATATACTGGGTTCAGCACAGACAGGAACTGGTAAAACGGCTGCATTTGGTGTGCCGCTGGTTGCTAAATTGTTGGCAAATCCAGATGACATGGCTGTTGTTATTACACCTACTCGTGAACTTGCTGCACAGGTGCATAAAGCAATTTCGACTTTTGTGAGCAAAAACTCCAAGATTTTGGCAGCGCTTCTTATTGGTGGTGAACCAATGCCAAAGCAGCTTAACTTTTTGCGCCGCGGACCGCGTATTATTATCGGTACGCCTGGCCGTATTAACGATCATCTTTCACGGGGAACATTGAAGCTAGATCGTACATCTTACCTTGTGTTAGACGAGACTGACCGCATGCTTGATATGGGCTTTGCTAGCCAGATTGAAAAAATCGTCAGTAAAATGCCGTATAAACGCCAGACAATGCTGTTTTCAGCCACGCTACCTGCAAATATTATGAAGCTATCGAAAGCTTATTTGAATAATCCAGAACGCGTAGCTATTGGTTCAGCTAATGAAATTGCGAAGAACATCAAGCAAGAAACTGCGAATATTACGCGCAACGAAAAATATCCACGGCTTGTTGATGAACTAAACAAGCGTAACGGTTCAATCATTGTGTTTGTTAAAAGCAAGTTCAATGCCGATAAGATGGCAAAGCGTCTCCGCAAAGAAGGTCATGACTCTGATGCTATTCATGGCGATCTTCGTCATAATAAACGTGAGCGTGTGATCAAAGATTTCCGAGCGCAAAAAACACGGATTTTAATTGCAACGGATATTGCTGCTCGTGGTTTGGATATTCCTCACATTGAGCACGTTATTAACTTTGACCTTCCGCAATCTCCAGAAGATTACATCCATCGCTTGGGACGAACAGCGCGTGCAGGGGCTAACGGTGAAGCCCTTTGCTTTATCTCTCCTGATGATGATGAAAAGTGGTTTGCGATCTGTAAACTGTTGAACCCAGATACAGATATGAAGCGTCCCGCAAGGAAAAAGCCTGGTGGCCGTGGTGGTAAAACAGGTGGAGCTGGACCATCAAAAAATAAGACAAAGGCCTTTAGCTTTAAGAAACATTCTCGCAATGGTAAAAAGCCGCAAGGTGAGTCAGTGGATAAGCCGGCGAAATCAGGTGGTCCACGTAGATCTTCAAATGGACCGAAATCGGGTAAATCTGGCGGCGGCGGGCAAGGTGGTCGTACAAGATCTCGCAGAGCGGCATAA
- the rpmA gene encoding 50S ribosomal protein L27 — MAHKKAGGSSRNGRDSESKRLGVKKFGGENVISGNIILRQRGTKWHPGTGVGLGRDHTIFATTEGNVEFRKKANGRTYVSVMPLAEAAE; from the coding sequence ATGGCACATAAAAAAGCTGGTGGCTCATCCCGTAACGGTCGCGACTCTGAATCAAAACGCCTAGGCGTTAAAAAATTCGGTGGCGAAAACGTCATCTCAGGTAATATCATCCTTCGCCAACGTGGCACAAAATGGCATCCTGGTACAGGCGTTGGTCTTGGCCGCGATCATACTATTTTTGCTACAACAGAAGGTAATGTAGAATTTCGTAAGAAGGCCAACGGACGCACGTATGTGTCTGTGATGCCACTCGCGGAAGCAGCGGAATAA
- a CDS encoding MFS transporter: MAFISSKFPIARIAVSMLFFGNGLFIGVWTPMIPVFKARLLLSESELGLVILALGLGALVAMPIGGALIARYGTRLPIIFNSLLCAPGLVLVTLAPDMAGAVIVLTFFGMFWAGMDVAMNSNVIEVERQTKRAIMSSCHGFWSVGGLVGALFGGKTLFLLGETGHALFWMVIFLLLMSYALRKMENEPPSEEQVSAGLKIRFPRSILPYMLGIICLLAIVPEGVVIDWSGLLLHEERGFELTTAGYGFAAFSLSMAFVRFTGDYFRQKYGAVNTLRVCLVFSITGFTIVTLSSQPTLTILGFFITGIGISNLFPIAVSAAGNLPGIPSGVSVSMVTSVGYSGFLLAPPLFGFVAQAYSYTFIFALMPLCLFIIFFAMYPVRYADEGTK, from the coding sequence ATGGCATTTATTTCTTCTAAGTTTCCAATCGCCCGCATCGCCGTTTCTATGCTGTTCTTCGGGAACGGTTTGTTCATTGGTGTTTGGACACCAATGATTCCAGTTTTTAAGGCGCGTCTTTTGCTAAGCGAAAGCGAACTCGGGCTGGTGATCCTGGCTTTGGGGTTAGGGGCGTTGGTCGCAATGCCTATTGGCGGAGCTTTGATTGCGCGATACGGAACAAGGTTGCCAATTATTTTTAACAGCCTGCTTTGTGCGCCTGGTTTGGTTTTAGTCACGTTGGCACCAGATATGGCTGGCGCTGTCATTGTTTTGACTTTTTTCGGCATGTTTTGGGCCGGCATGGATGTTGCTATGAATTCAAATGTGATCGAAGTCGAGCGGCAGACAAAACGTGCCATCATGTCTTCTTGTCATGGGTTTTGGAGTGTTGGAGGACTTGTCGGTGCGCTGTTCGGTGGGAAAACATTGTTTCTACTTGGTGAAACCGGCCATGCGCTATTTTGGATGGTGATATTTCTTCTTTTGATGAGCTATGCACTTCGTAAAATGGAGAATGAGCCGCCATCGGAAGAGCAGGTGAGTGCTGGTTTGAAAATACGATTCCCACGATCGATATTACCCTACATGCTTGGAATTATTTGTTTGCTTGCCATTGTGCCAGAAGGTGTTGTTATCGACTGGAGTGGGCTTTTGTTGCACGAAGAGCGCGGATTTGAATTAACAACTGCCGGTTACGGTTTTGCCGCTTTCTCATTATCAATGGCATTTGTGCGCTTCACAGGTGATTACTTCCGACAGAAATATGGTGCAGTGAATACACTTCGCGTGTGTCTTGTGTTTTCAATAACCGGCTTCACCATCGTGACATTGTCATCTCAACCAACCCTAACGATTTTGGGATTTTTCATAACAGGTATCGGAATTTCAAACTTGTTTCCAATCGCTGTTTCCGCGGCTGGCAATTTGCCTGGAATTCCTAGCGGCGTTTCTGTTTCGATGGTTACATCTGTCGGATATTCAGGATTTCTGCTTGCCCCGCCTTTGTTTGGCTTTGTCGCACAGGCTTATAGCTATACCTTCATCTTCGCCCTAATGCCGCTATGTCTCTTTATCATTTTCTTTGCTATGTATCCTGTGCGTTATGCTGATGAGGGTACAAAGTAG
- the pyc gene encoding pyruvate carboxylase — MKISKILVANRSEIAIRVFRAANELGIKTVAIWAEEDKLALHRFKADESYQVGRGDHLKKDMGPIESYLSIEEIIRVAKLSGADAIHPGYGLLSESPEFVDACDEAGIIFIGPRGETMRRLGNKVAARNLALEVGVPVVPATDPLPEDDIEAVKKMAAEIGYPLMLKASWGGGGRGMRVIRAEDELERESTEARREAIAAFGKGEIYLEKLVERARHVESQVLGDTHGNVVHLFERDCSVQRRNQKVVERAPAPYLNEEKRQELASYSKKLASETNYVGAGTVEYLMDMESGDFYFIEVNPRIQVEHTVTEEVTGIDIVKAQIHILEGAAIGTEESGVPAQEDIRLNGHALQCRITTEDPEQNFIPDYGRITAYRGATGFGIRLDGGTAYSGAVITRYYDPLLEKVTAWAPTPEEAIQRMDRALREFRIRGVSTNLTFLEAIIGHEEFKNNTYTTKFIDSTPELFEQVKRADRATKLLTYLADVTVNGHPEVKGRPRPSEDAPAPKVPYVTGDIPDGTKQILDEYGPDKFAKWMRVQKRTLITDTTMRDGHQSLLATRMRTYDIANIAGTYARALPNLFSLECWGGATFDVSMRFLTEDPWERLSKVREAAPNILLQMLLRGANGVGYKNYPDNVVKHFVKQAAEGGIDLFRVFDCLNWVENMRVSMDAVREENKLCEATICYTGDIMNSARPKYDLQYYADLAKDLDKAGAHIIALKDMAGLLKPAAATQLFGAIRDVTDLPIHFHTHDTSGITAATVLAAVDAGVDAVDAAMDAFSGNTSQPCLGSIVEALKGSERDPELDTEWIRRISFYWESVRDQYAAFESISQSPASEVYLHEMPGGQFTNLKEQARSLGLETRWHEVAQTYSDANQMFGDIVKVTPSSKVVGDMALMMVSQDLSVADVEDPEKDVAFPESVVSMMRGDLGQPPKGWPKALQDKVLKGEEAYTVRPGSLLDHADLAQERKDIETTLEREVSENEFSSYLMYPKVFTDFAQISETYGPVSSLSTPSYFYGLPVGEEAFIEIEKGKTLVVQNLAMSDTDEKGMVTVFFEFNGQPRRIKVPDRAHGAAGSAVRPKAELGNDNHVGAPMPGVVSTVAVSSGQKIKAGDVLLSIEAMKMETAIHAEKDGVLNEVLIKVGDQIDAKDLLMDFKV; from the coding sequence TTGAAAATCTCAAAAATTCTAGTAGCGAATAGGTCTGAAATTGCCATTCGTGTTTTTCGTGCAGCAAATGAACTTGGTATTAAAACAGTTGCCATTTGGGCCGAGGAAGACAAACTTGCGCTTCATCGCTTTAAGGCCGATGAATCCTATCAAGTTGGCCGTGGTGATCACCTTAAAAAAGATATGGGCCCTATCGAAAGTTATCTTTCCATCGAGGAAATTATTCGTGTTGCTAAACTTTCTGGGGCGGACGCTATTCACCCCGGCTATGGCCTTTTGTCTGAAAGTCCGGAATTTGTGGATGCATGCGATGAAGCGGGTATAATCTTCATTGGACCACGCGGCGAGACTATGCGTCGTTTGGGTAATAAAGTAGCTGCACGTAATTTGGCGCTTGAAGTTGGTGTGCCTGTTGTGCCTGCAACTGATCCATTGCCAGAAGATGATATTGAAGCCGTTAAAAAAATGGCTGCTGAGATTGGCTACCCGTTGATGCTAAAAGCCTCATGGGGCGGGGGTGGCCGCGGAATGCGCGTAATTCGTGCAGAGGATGAGCTCGAGCGGGAATCAACCGAAGCACGTCGCGAAGCGATTGCTGCATTCGGCAAGGGTGAAATTTACCTTGAGAAGCTGGTTGAGCGTGCGCGTCATGTTGAAAGCCAAGTTTTGGGTGATACACACGGTAATGTAGTTCATTTGTTTGAGCGTGATTGTTCTGTTCAACGTCGTAATCAGAAAGTTGTCGAACGTGCTCCTGCACCCTACCTTAATGAGGAGAAGCGTCAAGAATTGGCATCATATTCAAAAAAGCTAGCCTCTGAGACGAATTATGTTGGTGCTGGTACAGTTGAATATCTTATGGATATGGAATCAGGTGATTTCTACTTTATTGAAGTAAACCCGCGTATTCAGGTTGAACATACTGTGACTGAAGAAGTTACAGGTATTGATATAGTTAAAGCGCAAATCCATATCCTGGAAGGCGCTGCCATTGGCACGGAAGAATCTGGTGTTCCTGCACAAGAGGATATCCGACTTAATGGTCATGCGCTTCAATGTCGGATTACGACAGAGGATCCTGAGCAGAACTTTATTCCAGACTATGGTCGTATAACGGCCTACCGTGGTGCGACAGGTTTTGGTATTCGCCTTGATGGCGGTACAGCTTATTCAGGTGCAGTTATCACCCGTTATTACGATCCGCTTCTGGAAAAAGTGACAGCATGGGCACCGACGCCTGAAGAAGCGATCCAGCGGATGGACCGTGCGCTACGTGAGTTTCGTATTCGTGGTGTTTCAACCAACTTGACATTCCTTGAGGCGATTATTGGCCATGAGGAATTTAAGAATAATACTTACACAACAAAATTTATCGATTCGACACCGGAATTGTTCGAGCAAGTTAAACGTGCTGACCGTGCGACAAAATTATTGACTTACTTGGCCGATGTTACCGTTAATGGCCATCCAGAAGTTAAAGGTAGACCTCGCCCGTCAGAAGATGCGCCGGCTCCAAAAGTGCCGTATGTCACTGGTGATATTCCTGATGGCACAAAGCAAATTTTGGATGAATATGGTCCGGATAAATTTGCAAAATGGATGCGTGTTCAAAAGCGCACGCTGATTACAGATACGACGATGCGTGATGGTCATCAGTCGTTGTTGGCTACACGTATGCGGACATATGATATTGCCAATATTGCTGGCACTTATGCTCGTGCATTGCCAAATCTCTTCTCACTTGAATGTTGGGGCGGCGCAACATTTGATGTATCTATGCGCTTTCTTACGGAAGATCCTTGGGAGCGCCTTTCTAAAGTGAGAGAGGCTGCACCAAACATTCTTCTACAGATGCTTTTGCGTGGTGCAAATGGTGTGGGTTATAAGAACTATCCAGATAATGTTGTGAAGCACTTTGTTAAGCAAGCCGCTGAAGGTGGTATCGATTTGTTCCGCGTGTTCGACTGCCTAAACTGGGTTGAGAATATGCGTGTGTCAATGGACGCAGTTCGTGAAGAAAACAAACTTTGCGAAGCTACAATTTGCTATACTGGCGATATTATGAATTCGGCTCGTCCGAAATATGATCTTCAATATTATGCGGATCTTGCTAAAGATCTTGATAAAGCGGGTGCCCATATTATTGCTCTGAAAGACATGGCTGGTTTGCTAAAGCCAGCTGCAGCAACGCAGTTGTTTGGCGCAATCCGTGATGTGACGGATCTGCCTATTCATTTTCATACGCACGATACGTCAGGTATTACTGCGGCGACGGTTTTGGCAGCTGTTGATGCAGGTGTTGATGCGGTGGACGCGGCAATGGACGCGTTTTCTGGTAATACATCTCAACCATGCTTAGGGTCTATTGTTGAAGCGCTTAAAGGTTCAGAGCGTGACCCTGAATTGGACACAGAATGGATACGTCGGATTTCATTCTATTGGGAATCTGTGCGTGACCAGTATGCAGCTTTTGAATCCATTAGCCAAAGCCCAGCATCCGAAGTTTATCTTCACGAAATGCCAGGCGGTCAATTCACTAACTTGAAGGAACAAGCACGTTCGCTAGGTTTAGAAACACGTTGGCACGAAGTTGCACAAACCTACTCGGACGCCAATCAGATGTTTGGTGATATCGTTAAAGTAACACCGTCTTCGAAGGTTGTTGGGGATATGGCTTTGATGATGGTGAGCCAAGATTTGAGCGTCGCAGATGTTGAAGACCCAGAGAAAGATGTTGCCTTCCCCGAGAGTGTTGTTTCAATGATGCGTGGCGATTTGGGGCAGCCGCCTAAGGGCTGGCCAAAGGCGTTGCAGGACAAAGTGCTAAAAGGTGAAGAGGCTTATACGGTTCGTCCTGGTTCTTTGTTGGACCATGCTGATCTTGCTCAAGAACGTAAAGATATTGAAACTACGCTTGAACGCGAAGTTTCTGAGAACGAGTTCTCATCTTATTTAATGTATCCAAAAGTGTTCACTGATTTTGCACAGATTAGCGAAACTTATGGTCCTGTGAGTTCATTGTCTACGCCGAGTTATTTTTATGGTCTTCCGGTCGGAGAAGAAGCATTTATTGAGATCGAAAAAGGTAAGACACTTGTTGTCCAAAACCTTGCTATGAGCGATACCGATGAAAAGGGTATGGTCACAGTATTTTTCGAATTTAATGGTCAACCGCGCCGAATTAAGGTTCCAGATCGAGCACATGGTGCAGCTGGATCTGCTGTTCGACCAAAAGCAGAACTTGGCAACGACAACCATGTTGGTGCGCCTATGCCAGGTGTTGTATCCACAGTTGCTGTTTCTTCGGGCCAGAAAATCAAAGCCGGTGATGTGCTTTTATCCATTGAGGCAATGAAAATGGAAACGGCTATTCATGCTGAAAAAGATGGTGTTCTTAACGAAGTTCTTATCAAAGTTGGTGATCAAATCGATGCGAAAGATCTTCTGATGGATTTTAAAGTATAA
- a CDS encoding response regulator: MRMRANMSLTSRKTIWFLRLAYTVSLVGIAIICFQNYQANSLHDMKAHELVEFTEEFQKLELIAEAVNNSAIRLQELLSKDKPTDDEKIAHEKHISVSVNTLIAKVSQGFEQTKIFENIYNHQAAVTGSLRFDDKSLQQVKHSIYRYSQFFRPDQLTGDLMGDALPKQVKSLVFNYKVMALKSRSLIRSVILKRHEFLGDWTTKKHLDFIIMTLAALLCIAVLIFLPVDVIFRRLLQGFEIKRHEADVALENAKEADRAKSEFLATMSHEIRTPMNGVLGMAELLNKTDLDDRQRTFSNVIMKSSNALLGIINDILDFSKIDAQQLQLQDEVCDVGELVGEISTLLAIKANEKDVELVMRIQPDMPKSVSVDGVRLRQIIINILGNAIKFTEKGHVLINVSSLECDKLDHARLQFEIEDTGIGISEGKIGKIFDKFSQVDSSNTRRFEGTGLGLAISARLVEMMGGKIAVSSELGVGSKFNFTLDLPIENGESFEELVEVDPNTRIRALVVDDNEVNRAILVEQLSAWGYECVAVESGPVALEFLNAAQNHHGIKVDIVVLDFQMPDMTGAEVLKAIRETEAIANTKVLLLSSVDHSELINSLKQYQLDGHLSKPVRGVDLRVVIDQILTGSQVKNLRSAAHALAEPVAQPEASSVANSRVSTEQTPAASQLLAVEETQELDILVCEDNEVNQLVISQYLEMTDYSFKIVANGKLGVSEWEACHPRIILMDVSMPEMNGREATRRIRALEIEHKIGRTPIIGVTAHAQIKDKEECLEAGMDDVLTKPLSSETLFEMLDNWIDSNDLKRIASSA; the protein is encoded by the coding sequence ATGCGAATGCGTGCAAACATGTCTCTTACGAGTCGTAAAACTATTTGGTTTTTGCGTTTAGCTTACACTGTCAGCCTCGTTGGTATAGCAATTATTTGTTTTCAAAACTATCAGGCTAACTCGTTACACGACATGAAAGCACATGAACTGGTCGAATTTACAGAAGAGTTTCAGAAGCTGGAATTGATCGCAGAAGCGGTCAATAATTCAGCAATACGATTGCAGGAACTGCTGAGTAAAGATAAACCAACTGATGATGAAAAAATCGCCCATGAAAAGCATATCAGCGTCAGTGTAAATACACTGATTGCAAAGGTTTCTCAGGGTTTCGAGCAGACAAAAATATTTGAAAATATCTATAATCATCAGGCGGCCGTAACTGGTTCACTGCGATTTGACGATAAATCGCTTCAGCAGGTTAAACACTCTATCTATCGCTATTCTCAGTTTTTTAGACCGGATCAGCTAACCGGAGATTTAATGGGCGATGCTTTGCCCAAACAAGTTAAGAGTCTTGTATTTAACTATAAAGTTATGGCTCTGAAATCACGATCACTAATCCGTAGCGTGATTTTGAAGAGACATGAGTTTCTAGGTGATTGGACCACTAAAAAGCATTTAGATTTTATCATAATGACCTTAGCCGCGCTTTTGTGCATTGCTGTTCTGATCTTTCTACCAGTTGATGTTATTTTTCGTCGATTGCTACAAGGCTTTGAGATCAAAAGACATGAAGCTGATGTTGCATTGGAAAATGCAAAAGAAGCTGACCGCGCTAAGTCTGAATTTTTAGCTACAATGAGCCACGAGATCCGTACACCCATGAATGGTGTGTTGGGCATGGCGGAGTTACTTAATAAAACTGATCTCGATGATCGACAAAGAACTTTTTCAAATGTGATAATGAAATCGAGCAATGCACTTTTAGGTATTATCAATGACATTCTCGATTTTTCAAAGATAGATGCTCAACAACTGCAACTTCAAGATGAGGTGTGCGATGTGGGCGAATTGGTTGGTGAGATCTCGACGTTATTGGCAATAAAAGCCAATGAAAAAGATGTTGAACTTGTCATGCGTATTCAGCCGGATATGCCAAAAAGTGTGTCTGTCGATGGGGTGAGGCTTCGTCAAATCATTATCAACATTTTGGGAAATGCCATCAAGTTTACAGAAAAAGGCCATGTTCTTATTAATGTCTCGAGCCTTGAATGTGATAAGCTGGACCACGCACGATTACAATTTGAAATCGAAGATACAGGAATAGGCATTTCGGAGGGCAAAATTGGGAAGATCTTTGATAAATTTAGTCAAGTTGATAGCTCTAACACCCGGCGTTTTGAAGGAACCGGATTGGGGTTAGCTATTTCCGCTCGACTTGTTGAAATGATGGGTGGAAAAATTGCGGTAAGTAGTGAATTGGGTGTCGGTTCAAAATTCAATTTCACACTTGATCTGCCAATCGAGAATGGTGAATCTTTTGAAGAGCTTGTTGAAGTTGATCCTAACACGCGAATACGTGCACTTGTTGTGGATGATAATGAAGTTAATAGAGCGATCTTGGTCGAGCAACTAAGTGCTTGGGGCTACGAATGTGTTGCGGTGGAAAGTGGACCTGTCGCGCTGGAATTTCTGAATGCTGCCCAAAACCATCATGGTATCAAAGTCGACATTGTCGTTCTTGATTTTCAGATGCCTGATATGACTGGTGCTGAAGTTCTAAAAGCGATCAGAGAAACCGAGGCTATTGCAAATACAAAAGTTCTCCTTCTATCTTCTGTGGATCATTCAGAGTTAATTAATTCATTGAAGCAATATCAACTTGATGGGCATTTATCCAAGCCAGTACGCGGGGTAGATTTAAGAGTTGTTATCGATCAAATTTTGACTGGTTCCCAGGTGAAGAATCTAAGGTCAGCTGCACATGCACTTGCCGAACCGGTTGCTCAACCTGAAGCATCTTCCGTTGCAAATAGTCGTGTTTCAACTGAACAAACCCCAGCGGCTTCTCAATTGCTTGCGGTAGAAGAAACGCAGGAGTTGGATATTCTTGTTTGTGAAGATAATGAGGTCAATCAACTTGTTATTTCGCAATATCTGGAGATGACAGACTATAGTTTTAAGATAGTTGCGAATGGAAAATTGGGTGTGTCTGAATGGGAGGCATGTCATCCGCGCATAATCCTTATGGATGTTTCTATGCCTGAGATGAATGGTCGTGAAGCCACGAGACGTATTCGTGCTCTGGAAATCGAGCACAAGATCGGTCGAACCCCGATAATTGGAGTGACCGCACATGCGCAGATCAAGGATAAAGAAGAATGCCTTGAAGCAGGTATGGATGATGTTTTGACCAAGCCACTTTCATCTGAAACTTTATTTGAAATGCTGGATAATTGGATAGATTCAAACGATTTAAAAAGGATTGCCAGTTCCGCCTAA
- the ispG gene encoding flavodoxin-dependent (E)-4-hydroxy-3-methylbut-2-enyl-diphosphate synthase: protein MSNLNMYAPKSRRLTQGVNVGGVIVGGQAPVVVQSMTNTDTADIDATVAQVAALSKAGSEIVRITVDRDESASAVPKIRERLERLGLDVPLVGDFHYIGHKLLADHPACAEALAKYRINPGNVGFKNKKDKQFGQIIETAITHNKPVRIGVNWGSLDQALLTNLMDQNAENGSPMSATQVMHEAIIQSALLSAELAESIGLGRDKIILSAKVSQVQDLISVYTQLAERGDYALHLGLTEAGMGSKGIVASSAALAIVLQQGIGDTVRISLTPEPNGDRTKEVQVAQELLQVMGFRQFIPVVAACPGCGRTTSTVFQELAQKIESDLRENMPVWREQYPGVENLKVAVMGCIVNGPGESKHANIGISLPGTGETPAAPVFIDGQKSATLRGANIAEDFQSLVKSYIEENYR, encoded by the coding sequence ATGAGCAATTTAAATATGTATGCCCCGAAATCACGACGTTTAACTCAAGGAGTTAATGTTGGTGGAGTTATCGTTGGTGGGCAGGCACCGGTTGTCGTGCAATCTATGACAAATACGGATACTGCGGATATTGATGCTACGGTAGCTCAAGTCGCTGCATTGTCAAAAGCAGGGTCTGAAATTGTACGGATCACAGTTGATCGTGATGAAAGTGCCTCAGCTGTTCCCAAGATTCGTGAACGTCTTGAACGCCTTGGCCTGGATGTGCCGCTTGTCGGAGATTTTCATTATATTGGTCATAAGCTTTTGGCGGATCACCCCGCCTGTGCAGAAGCACTTGCTAAATATCGAATTAATCCGGGCAATGTCGGATTTAAGAATAAGAAAGATAAGCAGTTCGGTCAGATCATTGAAACAGCGATTACGCATAATAAACCTGTTCGGATAGGTGTAAACTGGGGTTCGCTTGATCAAGCTCTCTTAACAAATTTGATGGATCAGAACGCCGAGAATGGTTCACCAATGAGTGCAACCCAAGTCATGCACGAGGCAATTATTCAGTCGGCATTACTATCTGCCGAACTCGCCGAAAGTATTGGGCTTGGGAGAGATAAGATTATTTTATCTGCGAAAGTGTCTCAAGTGCAAGATTTGATTTCCGTATACACTCAATTGGCGGAACGTGGTGATTATGCACTTCATTTGGGCCTTACGGAAGCGGGAATGGGGTCTAAGGGCATCGTTGCCTCATCAGCCGCACTTGCCATTGTTTTGCAGCAGGGTATTGGTGATACTGTGCGTATTTCCTTAACGCCAGAACCGAATGGTGATCGCACAAAAGAAGTGCAGGTTGCGCAAGAGCTTTTGCAAGTCATGGGCTTTCGCCAATTCATTCCTGTCGTTGCTGCATGTCCGGGGTGTGGGCGTACAACATCAACAGTTTTTCAGGAACTGGCACAAAAAATTGAATCTGATTTACGTGAAAATATGCCTGTTTGGCGTGAACAATATCCAGGTGTTGAAAATCTCAAAGTTGCGGTTATGGGTTGCATTGTAAATGGGCCAGGCGAATCAAAACACGCCAATATTGGAATTTCTCTTCCCGGTACTGGTGAGACACCTGCAGCGCCCGTGTTTATTGATGGTCAAAAATCTGCAACTTTGCGTGGGGCTAACATCGCCGAAGATTTTCAATCACTCGTAAAGTCTTATATTGAAGAA
- a CDS encoding 50S ribosomal protein L21, whose protein sequence is MFAVIKTGGKQYRVTAGDVLKVEKVAGEAGDIVEFTEVMMVGEGASATIGKPLVEGALVTAEVVDQGRGRKIIAFKKRRRQNSKRTIGHRQHFTTVSIAEILTGGAKPSKKAAAKPAAKKETAPKAAAKEAAPKAEKKAPAKKAEAKSDEVAPLFAAPEGPADDLKKISGVGPVLEKKLNALGVMTFAQVAAMSKDDIQKLDDALSFKGRIERDDWLSQAAELAKA, encoded by the coding sequence ATGTTCGCAGTCATTAAAACTGGTGGTAAGCAATATCGCGTTACCGCAGGAGACGTTCTCAAGGTAGAGAAAGTTGCTGGCGAAGCTGGTGACATTGTAGAATTCACAGAAGTTATGATGGTCGGTGAAGGCGCATCTGCTACAATCGGTAAGCCACTTGTTGAAGGTGCACTTGTAACTGCTGAAGTCGTTGATCAGGGCCGTGGCCGTAAGATCATCGCTTTCAAAAAGCGTCGTCGTCAAAACTCAAAACGTACTATTGGTCATCGTCAGCATTTCACAACAGTGTCTATTGCTGAAATCTTGACTGGTGGCGCGAAACCTTCAAAGAAAGCTGCTGCAAAGCCAGCAGCTAAGAAGGAAACAGCACCAAAGGCTGCAGCTAAAGAAGCAGCGCCTAAAGCTGAGAAAAAGGCACCTGCTAAAAAGGCAGAAGCTAAATCCGACGAAGTTGCACCATTATTTGCAGCTCCTGAAGGTCCAGCTGATGATCTTAAAAAGATTTCTGGTGTTGGCCCAGTGCTTGAGAAAAAACTTAATGCACTTGGTGTGATGACATTTGCGCAAGTTGCTGCTATGTCAAAAGACGACATTCAGAAACTTGATGATGCATTATCATTCAAAGGCCGCATCGAGCGCGATGACTGGTTAAGTCAAGCTGCCGAATTGGCAAAAGCGTAA